From the Argopecten irradians isolate NY chromosome 13, Ai_NY, whole genome shotgun sequence genome, one window contains:
- the LOC138306121 gene encoding uncharacterized protein → MAMSQCVLALAVLSICTAAPHFHHGHVVGTITSHSIPEASGLAASRTHGSVLYTHNDSGGQPRIFALDKNSGRRLATLTIEGAHSHDWEDISVGPCPDGGNCVYIADTGGNAGNYEANVIYRIREPSGIYDRTIHVDSVLHFRWDQHDCETIMVAPDADIYLVSKTTHSHDSKVFRVAKTAWGNSNSNPLYISSNTHLAFYSQGPSPVGGDISPNGNEVLLKTYGHVYYWSVPDHNYIQALGRNPETLPYTAERQGESVCWDAQGSGYYTTSEGSNAPIYYYQRY, encoded by the exons ATGGCGATGTCCCAGTGTGTCCTGGCCCTGGCCGTCCTCTCAATATgtacagcag CACCCCATTTCCACCACGGTCACGTGGTCGGAACGATAACGAGTCATTCTATACCGGAAGCTTCTGGACTGGCCGCCAGTCGTACCCATGGCAGCGTCCTCTACACACACAACGACTCGGGTGGTCAGCCAAGGATATTCGCCTTGGACAAAAACAG TGGTCGACGCCTGGCAACCTTGACGATAGAGGGCGCACACAGCCATGACTGGGAGGACATCAGTGTAGGACCGTGTCCTGATGGTGGAAATTGCGTGTATATCGCGGACACCGGTGGAAACGCAGGGAACTACGAGGCAAATGTCATCTATCGGATCCGGGAACCTTCCGGTATATACGACCGCACCATCCACGTCGACTCTGTCCTTCACTTCcg ATGGGACCAGCATGACTGTGAGACAATAATGGTGGCGCCGGATGCTGATATTTACCTTGTTTCCAAGACAACCCACTCCCATGACAGCAAGGTGTTCCGAGTAGCGAAGACAGCCTGGGGTAACTCTAACTCGAACCCTCTCTACATCAGCAGCAATACTCACCTCGCCTTCTACTCACAAGGACCGAGTCCCGTGGGTGGGGATATATCCCCTAACGGGAACGAAGTTCTATTGAAGACATACGGTCACGTGTACTACTGGAGCGTGCCAGACCATAACTACATTCAGGCACTGGGCAGGAACCCCGAGACACTGCCGTACACTGCGGAGCGACAGGGAGAGTCTGTCTGCTGGGATGCCCAGGGCAGTGGGTATTATACGACCAGTGAAGGCTCGAACGCGCCTATTTATTACTATCAAAGATATTAG